In Hydra vulgaris chromosome 06, alternate assembly HydraT2T_AEP, a genomic segment contains:
- the LOC136081437 gene encoding uncharacterized protein LOC136081437, with the protein MQQRGNDLCLRDLKFQLQTIITEKSPFALAFKNTAEVEGEEIRQAAVEGHQASVVKMSLLEGGDRRRYNLPSHDEVVFVGEDGAPPTSREVVIYPKGHHLKIVSSMSANLDPMIYPLFFPRGDAGWHNQLVHNPERATLVRNHVTLSQFYNCRLSVRQFFCLLFYGKKLFHQHAVDAYVKIEDQRLTFIRNNKNKLRSEQYDALHEHVNNIANERNVRPGQVVILPSSYVGSPRALKENFEDAMAIIKKYGKPDRFITFTCNPKWREITKNLYPGQTANDRPDLVTRVFKLKLNNLLNDIFKDGVLGKVVTHVQVIEFQKCGLLHVHILLHFFVFFF; encoded by the coding sequence ATGCAACAACGTGGTAATGATCTTTGTTTACGtgatttaaagtttcaattgcaaactataattactgaaaaaagtccatttgctcttgcatttaaaaatacgGCTGAAGTAGAAGGTGAAGAAATTCGTCAAGCGGCTGTAGAAGGTCACCAagcttctgttgtaaaaatgtctttacttgaagGGGGTGATAGGCGTCGCTATAATCTACCTTCACACGATGAAGTTGTATTTGTTGGCGAAGATGGTGCTCCCCCAACATCCAGGGAAGTTGTTATTTACCCAAAAggtcatcatttaaaaattgtatcaagtatGTCAGCCAACTTAGATCCTATGATTTATCCTCTCTTTTTCCCAAGAggtgatgctggttggcataatcaGTTAGTACATAACCCTGAGCGTGCCACACtggttagaaatcatgttacattatctcagttcTACAATTGTAGACTTTCTGTTCGgcaatttttctgtttattattttatggcaAGAAACTATTTCATCAACATGCTGTAGATGCATATGTAAAAATTGAAGACCAGCGTCTtacttttatcagaaataacaaaaataaactgaGAAGCGAGCAGTATGATGCCTTACATGAACATGTTAACAACATTGCGAACGAACGTAATGTTAGACCAGGGCAAGTAGTTATTTTGCCATCATCTTATGTAGGAAGTcctagagctttaaaagaaaattttgaagatgctatggcaattattaaaaagtatggtaaaccagatcgttttattacttttacttgcaacccaaaatggcgtgaaataacaaaaaatttatatccagGTCAGACTGCAAATGATAGACCTGATTTGGTCACTCGAGTATTTAAACTCAAGTTAAATAACCTCCTCAATGATATATTCAAAGATGGTGTATTAGGCAAAGTTGTAACGCATGTTCAagttattgagtttcaaaagtGTGGTTTGCTGCATGTCCACATTTTACTTCATTTCTTcgtgttctttttttaa
- the LOC136081908 gene encoding uncharacterized protein LOC136081908, which produces MYKLGVLLFILVIFNDYSFVANHNDTTCNISSLAVNKLKLIKTKSALFEAVRFLKNKESSLQSNILFEHLNAMRKVNVGEVLYTSEIICRAYEYFAMRRSLYDCLCIDYKLPSIRTLTRLTSKISSMEDLSFINSIFMNLNPLKRTSILLIDDVYVKASLLYQRGALFGQAVNYPEKLAKTILSFMIKCLFGGPEFICRAQPVANLPSEFQFSQCQQIVDTINNIENSKTLVIITDGNRVNQRFFGMFKTVDSKPWLTTSGIYFLYDYVHLLKSIRNNWLTEKTDELQFLNNKELALAK; this is translated from the coding sequence ATGTACAAACTTGGtgttctattatttattttagtaattttcaaTGATTATTCATTTGTAGCTAACCATAATGACACAACTTGTAATATTTCATCTTTAgctgtaaataaattaaagttaataaaaacaaaatcagctTTATTTGAAGcagttagatttttaaaaaataaagaaagttcgCTTCAGTCAAATATTCTATTCGAACACCTTAATGCTATGAGAAAAGTTAATGTTGGTGAAGTTTTATATACTTCAGAAATTATATGTAGAGCATATGAGTATTTTGCTATGCGACGAAGTTTATATGATTGTTTGTGTATTGACTACAAGTTGCCAAGTATAAGGACTTTAACACGATTGACTTCAAAAATAAGCTCAATGGAGGACCTAAGTTtcataaatagtatttttatgaatttaaatccATTGAAAAGAACTTCCATACTACTAATTGATGATGTCTATGTCAAAGCTTCATTACTTTACCAAAGGGGTGCTTTGTTTGGTCAAGCAGTAAACTACCCTGAAAAGTtagctaaaacaattttatcatttatgatTAAATGTCTTTTTGGAGGTCCAGAATTTATATGTAGAGCTCAACCTGTTGCAAATCTTCCCTCTGAATTTCAGTTTTCTCAATGTCAACAAATTGTTGATAcgataaataatattgaaaatagtaaGACACTGGTAATAATTACTGATGGTAACCGTGTAAATCAAAGATTTTTTGGAATGTTTAAAACAGTTGATAGTAAACCATGGTTAACAACAtcaggtatatattttttgtatgattATGTGCATCTCTTAAAATCTATACGAAACAATTGGTTGACAGAAAAGACTGATGAACTTcaatttttgaacaataaagAACTGGCTTTGGCTAAGTAG
- the LOC136081907 gene encoding uncharacterized protein LOC136081907 isoform X1 encodes MAGISCGTLPKKSLAAEFFSEMNLLSKAQVREAILDSTHNVLHTDGTKYNFREIGSFQVTTSSGSYTFGIEDMFSGEAQSYFGELKNLLTDMSQIFSPEKENYEDDLRKLIFSFKSLMTDRTIVNSSFFSQFKHWREAILPFVVENYDLLPLNEKLKISQMHHVFCGLHVIHNLGIYAEKAIIEWEKVVEQEGSVHGGFINSQNSRTFDILYELSKLTSYRHGDQRNGKADEWRAFLRKKFSKNFMVSFLHHRFNIIFLLGGATYFHKDHLKEFVFNLDGSNFLHESIRHDIDNIIFHASTRALRIFNKLISGPLFRIIEEEGHVFSLNTVWSQMFNYFVCCSSDASIMLSGSTFFDVKYH; translated from the coding sequence ATGGCTGGAATTTCATGTGGCACACttccaaaaaaatctttggctgctgaattttttagtgaaatgaACCTTTTATCAAAAGCACAGGTTAGAGAGGCTATATTGGATAGTACACACAATGTTCTTCATACAGATGGCACAAAGTATAATTTTAGAGAGATTGGTAGTTTTCAAGTCACAACGTCATCTGGAAGCTACACGTTTGGGATAGAAGATATGTTTTCAGGCGAGGCACAATCTTATTTTGGAGAGCTAAAAAATTTACTCACTGATATGTCTCAGATATTTTCTCCTGAAAAGGAAAACTATGAGGATGATCTTCGGAAGCTTATTTTTTCGTTCAAATCTTTGATGACAGATCGCACCATAgttaattcaagtttttttagccaatttaaaCATTGGAGAGAAGCAATTTTGCCTTTTGTTGTTGAAAACTATGATCTACTtcctttaaatgaaaaattaaaaatttctcaaatgcATCATGTTTTTTGTGGCTTACATGTTATCCATAATTTAGGAATATATGCAGAAAAAGCAATCATAGAATGGGAAAAAGTGGTTGAGCAGGAAGGCAGTGTTCATGGTGGTTTTATAAATTCTCAAAACTCACGTACCTTTGATATTTTGTATGAACTTTCAAAACTTACAAGCTATAGACATGGCGATCAACGGAACGGGAAAGCTGATGAATGGAGGGCATTTTTGcgtaaaaagttttcaaaaaattttatggtttCATTTCTGCATCATCggtttaacattatatttttacttgGTGGAGCAACGTATTTTCATAAAGATCATcttaaagaatttgtttttaatcttgATGGTTCAAATTTCCTTCATGAATCAATTAGGCATGATATTGACAACATAATTTTTCATGCTTCAACCAGAGCTCtgagaatttttaataaactgataTCAGGACCTCTTTTTCGTATTATTGAAGAGGAAGgtcatgttttttctttaaataccgTTTGGTCgcaaatgtttaattattttgtttgttgttcTTCTGATGCATCAATAATGTTAAGTGGTTCTACATTTTTTGATGTCAAATATCACTAA
- the LOC136081907 gene encoding uncharacterized protein LOC136081907 isoform X2, with translation MKMELCVDINNSLTKMVAPPISQEISDTVMDYLNINGGIVSLKNPDLVLTNRHFLQICKEKDKFNLTWPNLSVFFTSLFKYPISRVMLIKCLQKSKGFIAKVNRAKNFDLRKYFLSSALSFIGAFLDVVGLLPSDACSTPTSIHNSEIVPNQITVSVSSYLNLQIANDNFFVFCYPKLYCIHPFRK, from the exons ATGAAAATGGAGTTGT gtGTTGACATTAACAATAGTCTCACCAAAATGGTTGCTCCACCTATAAGTCAAGAAA tatctgACACTGTTATGGATTATCTTAATATTAATGGAGGCATTGTATCCCTCAAAAATCCAGATTTGGTTTTAACCAATCgccattttttacaaatttgtaaagaaaaagataaatttaacttGACATGGCCAAATCTTTCAGTATTTTTTACATCCTTGTTTAAATACCCTATATCTAGAGTTATGCTGATCAAGTGCCTTCAAAAGTCAAAAGGTTTTATTGCAAAAGTAAATCGTgccaaaaattttgatttaagaaagtattttttaagcTCTGCTTTATCTTTTATTGGTGCTTTTCTGGATGTTGTTGGTTTGTTACCTTCTGATGCTTGTTCTACCCCAACTTCTATCCACAATAGTGAAATTGTTCCAAATCAAATTACTGTTTCTGTATCTTCTTATTTGAACTTGCAAATTgctaatgataatttttttgtgttctgTTACCCCAAACTCTATTGTATACACCCCTTTAGGAAATGA